One region of Glycine max cultivar Williams 82 chromosome 9, Glycine_max_v4.0, whole genome shotgun sequence genomic DNA includes:
- the LOC100815851 gene encoding uncharacterized protein, with amino-acid sequence MEWRSYYLDMVLVPLAYMVTVAYHVWLWHKTRTEPFSTTIGINAHARRFWVPAMLKDIEKKNILVAQSLRNLIMGSTLMATTAILLSAGLAAVISSTYSVKKPLDDAVYGAHSEFMVALKYVTLLTIFLFSFFCHSLSIRFLNQLAILICAPQDAMSLVTPEYLTEILEKGTFLNTVGNRIFYSALPLLLWIFGPVLVFLCSIAMLPVFYNLDFVCGRVKAKMVVINDKSDFA; translated from the exons atggaatGGAGGTCATATTATCTGGATATGGTGCTTGTACCATTAGCATATATGGTAACTGTTGCTTATCATGTTTGGTTGTGGCATAAAACTCGTACAGAGCCTTTTTCCACCACCATCGGAATCAATGCTCATGCACGACGCTTCTGGGTGCCTGCCATGTTGAAG gacattgaaaagaaaaacattttggtAGCACAAAGTCTTCGAAATTTGATCATGGGATCAACCCTAATGGCCACCACGgccattctcctctcagctggCTTGGCAGCAGTAATAAGCAGCACTTACAGTGTGAAAAAGCCTCTTGATGATGCTGTCTATGGTGCTCACAGCGAATTCATGGTAGCACTAAAATACGTGACACTCCTCACCATATTCTTGTTCTCATTTTTCTGCCACAGTCTCTCAATTAGGTTCCTCAACCAATTGGCCATCCTCATTTGCGCACCACAAGATGCAATGTCATTGGTGACCCCAGAGTACTTAACCGAGATTTTGGAGAAAGGAACTTTTTTGAACACTGTTGGGAACAGGATCTTCTACTCAGCACTTCCTCTTTTGCTTTGGATCTTTGGGCCAGTGCTGGTTTTCTTGTGCTCTATTGCAATGTTGCCCGTGTTTTACAACCTTGACTTTGTTTGTGGGAGAGTAAAAGCAAAGATGGTGGTGATCAATGATAAAAGTGACTTTGCTTga